A single region of the Thermococcus zilligii AN1 genome encodes:
- a CDS encoding formate--phosphoribosylaminoimidazolecarboxamide ligase family protein, protein MIGRDEILGILEKYDPERITVGVIGSHSALDIADGAKEEGLSVLVVAQRGRHRTYAEYFKLRKTRDGLTKGFVDEVIVLDKFAQVIDVQDELIRRNVIFVPNRSFVVYTGIERVENDFRVPLFGNRSLLRSEDRSEEKSYYWLLEKAKLPYPEEVKPEEIDDVGLVIVKLPHAKKRLERGFFTAASYKEFREKAGKLIRLGVITEEDLAKARIERYIIGPVFNFDFFYSPIDGEIELLGIDWRFETSLDGHVRLPASQQLTLPEWQFEPEYTVCGHASSTLRESLLEKVFEMAEKYVKATQEYYPPGIIGPFTLQTAVDKDLNFYIYDVAPRTGGGTNIHMAMGHPYGNSLWRKPMGTGRRIALEIKRAIELDELEKVVT, encoded by the coding sequence ATGATAGGCCGCGACGAGATTTTGGGGATCCTTGAGAAATACGACCCTGAGAGGATAACGGTCGGCGTAATCGGGAGCCACTCGGCCCTCGATATAGCGGATGGCGCTAAGGAGGAGGGCCTTTCCGTCCTTGTTGTGGCCCAGCGCGGGAGGCACAGGACTTACGCAGAATACTTTAAGCTCAGGAAGACGAGGGACGGCCTCACCAAGGGCTTCGTAGATGAGGTTATTGTCCTCGACAAGTTCGCCCAGGTCATCGACGTCCAGGATGAGCTCATCAGGAGGAACGTTATCTTCGTCCCAAACCGCTCCTTCGTGGTCTACACAGGCATTGAAAGGGTTGAGAACGACTTCCGCGTTCCCCTCTTCGGGAACAGGAGCTTGCTCCGGAGCGAAGATAGGAGCGAGGAGAAGAGCTACTACTGGCTCCTTGAGAAAGCTAAGCTCCCCTATCCGGAGGAAGTAAAGCCGGAGGAGATAGACGACGTCGGCCTGGTTATAGTAAAGCTCCCGCACGCCAAGAAAAGGCTTGAACGCGGCTTTTTCACGGCGGCATCATACAAGGAGTTCCGCGAGAAGGCCGGGAAGCTCATCAGGCTCGGCGTCATCACAGAGGAGGACTTAGCTAAAGCGAGAATAGAGCGCTACATAATCGGCCCTGTCTTCAACTTCGACTTCTTCTACTCGCCGATTGACGGGGAGATTGAGCTTTTGGGAATCGACTGGCGCTTTGAGACGAGCCTTGATGGGCATGTAAGGCTTCCGGCGAGCCAGCAGCTGACACTACCCGAATGGCAGTTCGAGCCGGAGTACACCGTTTGCGGTCATGCCTCTTCCACGCTCAGGGAATCCCTGCTTGAGAAGGTCTTCGAGATGGCCGAGAAATACGTGAAGGCAACGCAGGAGTACTATCCGCCAGGAATAATCGGGCCCTTCACACTCCAGACGGCCGTGGACAAGGACCTCAACTTCTACATCTACGATGTGGCTCCAAGAACAGGCGGTGGAACGAACATCCACATGGCCATGGGCCACCCCTACGGGAACTCCCTCTGGAGGAAGCCCATGGGCACCGGTAGAAGAATCGCTCTCGAGATAAAGCGCGCGATTGAGCTGGATGAGCTCGAGAAGGTGGTTACGTGA
- a CDS encoding MFS transporter: MSDNRWKFVIMDMLLVAAGFGTMHMLEKFKDAVINHYGITEAALNYQQTAYVVGLFIAFLLGGTSLFKGSFKRSVALIVSFAAIPQFLIPFMPNWWGVVALRFFQGFIVALVAVFSNQIARLFVAERPFAKGIVLSGIFWGGIYGIRLAKWAGGNEASWSSVKEAFLISAVLMYVMLALWWLFVEDFEIPKEKHSAKGASVWRMPFTWVFGFTFFPALWLVFTLGSFTLHHVSFSEAQKANLVMALEVSMGLWSIIMGYLGYRLSLKNTSNRGLFRAIVSVMTLSYIVTFIGLFIVWKATSANDYTLALLGFAIAGIVQGTGPAFWTTAPAAYPKEIYPEASFALGLISNSANAVAPNVMFVLVKSVGVGMAIYLGMSLLGILLLLASSRMRLPVEEAGA, encoded by the coding sequence TTGAGCGACAACAGGTGGAAGTTCGTCATCATGGATATGCTGCTCGTCGCGGCCGGCTTCGGGACGATGCACATGCTTGAAAAGTTCAAGGACGCAGTCATCAACCACTACGGCATAACCGAGGCGGCTTTGAACTACCAGCAGACGGCCTACGTCGTCGGCCTTTTCATAGCCTTCCTCCTCGGGGGAACCAGCCTCTTTAAGGGCTCCTTTAAGAGGAGCGTGGCTTTAATAGTCAGCTTCGCGGCGATACCCCAGTTCCTGATACCCTTCATGCCGAACTGGTGGGGAGTCGTTGCGCTACGCTTCTTCCAGGGATTCATAGTTGCCTTAGTAGCGGTCTTCAGCAACCAGATCGCAAGGCTCTTCGTTGCGGAGAGGCCCTTCGCCAAGGGGATAGTCCTCTCGGGAATCTTCTGGGGCGGAATCTACGGCATAAGGCTCGCCAAGTGGGCCGGTGGAAATGAAGCGAGCTGGTCCTCAGTCAAAGAGGCCTTCCTTATCTCCGCTGTCCTCATGTACGTGATGCTTGCCCTCTGGTGGCTGTTCGTTGAGGACTTCGAGATACCAAAGGAGAAGCACTCTGCAAAGGGGGCCAGCGTCTGGAGGATGCCCTTCACCTGGGTCTTTGGCTTCACCTTCTTCCCGGCGCTGTGGTTGGTCTTCACCCTCGGCTCGTTCACCCTTCACCACGTGAGCTTCTCCGAGGCCCAGAAGGCCAACCTCGTCATGGCCCTTGAAGTTTCAATGGGGCTCTGGTCCATCATCATGGGCTACCTTGGCTATCGCCTCTCACTCAAAAACACCTCCAACCGCGGCCTCTTCAGGGCCATCGTCAGCGTCATGACCCTCTCATATATCGTGACATTCATAGGGCTCTTCATCGTCTGGAAAGCGACGAGCGCGAACGACTACACCCTTGCCCTCCTCGGCTTTGCCATAGCTGGCATCGTCCAGGGGACTGGCCCGGCCTTCTGGACGACCGCTCCGGCGGCCTACCCGAAGGAAATCTACCCCGAGGCCAGCTTTGCCCTCGGTTTGATCTCCAACTCTGCCAACGCAGTCGCCCCGAACGTCATGTTCGTCCTGGTGAAGAGCGTTGGGGTGGGGATGGCAATATACCTCGGCATGAGCCTTCTCGGAATACTGCTCCTCCTGGCTTCCTCCAGGATGAGGCTCCCCGTTGAGGAAGCCGGGGCTTAA
- the purS gene encoding phosphoribosylformylglycinamidine synthase subunit PurS, which translates to MKWRVNVTVRLKEGLNDPEGRVIGKALRNLGYAVENLRVPKYFEFELESESPEEEVEEMCRRLLANPLIHSWEYRIEPVS; encoded by the coding sequence ATGAAGTGGAGGGTCAATGTTACCGTTCGCCTCAAGGAGGGCCTGAACGACCCCGAGGGAAGGGTCATTGGAAAAGCACTGAGAAACCTCGGCTACGCGGTTGAGAACCTCAGAGTCCCCAAGTACTTCGAGTTCGAGCTTGAGAGCGAGAGCCCGGAGGAAGAGGTCGAGGAGATGTGCAGGCGCCTTCTGGCAAATCCGCTCATCCACAGCTGGGAGTACAGAATAGAGCCGGTGAGCTGA
- the purQ gene encoding phosphoribosylformylglycinamidine synthase I, which yields MVRFAVLVFPGTNCDFETEKAIRKAGAEAERVWYRNSLKDFDGVVLPGGFSYADYLRAGAIAARQEIMEEVKEFANEGRPVLGICNGFQILTEAGLLPGALRPNRIPRFLCRWVHLRVADNGTPFTSLYEPGEVIRMPIAHGEGNYYVDDPSRVRIVFQYSDGEGNITEEANPNGSVLNIAAVANERGNVLGTMPHPERASDRFLGSEDGLRLFRGMVEWARK from the coding sequence ATGGTGAGGTTCGCCGTCCTCGTTTTCCCCGGGACCAACTGCGACTTTGAAACGGAGAAAGCTATAAGGAAGGCCGGCGCCGAGGCGGAGCGCGTCTGGTACAGGAACAGTCTGAAAGACTTCGACGGCGTAGTCCTTCCCGGCGGATTCAGCTACGCGGACTATCTCCGCGCTGGGGCAATAGCGGCCAGGCAGGAGATAATGGAGGAAGTAAAGGAGTTCGCCAATGAGGGAAGGCCCGTCCTCGGGATATGCAACGGCTTTCAAATCTTAACCGAGGCCGGCCTTTTGCCCGGTGCCTTAAGGCCAAACAGAATCCCGCGCTTCCTCTGCAGGTGGGTTCACCTCAGGGTTGCCGATAACGGGACGCCCTTCACTTCCCTCTACGAGCCCGGGGAAGTCATAAGGATGCCGATTGCCCATGGAGAGGGCAACTACTACGTTGATGACCCGTCAAGGGTCAGGATAGTCTTCCAGTACAGCGATGGGGAGGGCAATATAACGGAAGAGGCGAACCCGAACGGCTCTGTTCTTAACATAGCGGCCGTGGCAAACGAGAGGGGGAACGTCCTCGGAACCATGCCCCACCCGGAAAGGGCAAGCGACCGCTTCCTTGGCAGTGAGGACGGTCTGAGGCTCTTCAGGGGCATGGTCGAGTGGGCGAGGAAGTGA
- a CDS encoding ABC transporter ATP-binding protein, giving the protein MSIVSVSNLEKSYGGLRALKGISFQIEEGEIFGLIGPNGAGKSTTLKILATLIPPDRGKAEVMGHDVVKEPEKVRKLISYLPEEAGAYKNLTGREYLRFMAGLYSQATGKDADEMLELGIGIANLGVRLDDKVSTYSKGMTRKLLLARALMVVPKLVILDEPTSGLDVVNAHEIRELIKGFSRERGVSVLVSGHNMLEVEFLCDRVAIINRGTIVEMGRPEELKEKYSSKNLEEVFVKTSRRGFYG; this is encoded by the coding sequence ATGTCAATCGTTAGCGTCTCCAATCTTGAAAAATCCTATGGAGGCCTGCGGGCCCTCAAGGGAATAAGCTTTCAGATCGAAGAAGGAGAAATCTTCGGTTTAATCGGGCCGAATGGGGCCGGCAAGAGTACTACCCTGAAGATCCTCGCGACCCTGATACCACCGGACAGGGGAAAGGCCGAAGTTATGGGGCACGATGTTGTTAAGGAACCCGAAAAGGTCAGGAAGCTGATAAGCTATCTCCCGGAAGAGGCCGGAGCGTACAAAAACCTAACCGGAAGGGAATACCTCCGCTTTATGGCCGGCCTGTACTCCCAGGCGACTGGGAAGGACGCCGATGAGATGCTTGAACTCGGAATCGGGATAGCGAACCTTGGAGTAAGGCTGGACGACAAGGTCTCAACTTACTCAAAGGGCATGACGAGAAAGCTTCTCCTGGCGAGGGCTTTGATGGTCGTCCCGAAGCTGGTGATCCTCGATGAGCCCACGAGCGGTCTGGACGTCGTGAACGCCCACGAAATCCGGGAGCTAATAAAGGGGTTCTCACGCGAGAGGGGTGTCTCAGTCCTCGTTTCGGGCCACAACATGCTCGAGGTCGAGTTCCTCTGCGACAGGGTCGCGATAATCAACAGGGGGACTATAGTCGAGATGGGAAGGCCCGAGGAGCTGAAGGAGAAGTACAGCTCTAAGAACCTTGAGGAGGTCTTTGTGAAAACTTCGAGGAGGGGTTTCTATGGGTGA
- a CDS encoding ABC transporter permease subunit → MGELWIMFRKELMDILRDRRLLTAILLPLILIPALSGAVGSSGHSTKVAVRVIDNDKGEYSRALVEFLRESGVEINESSRITLVIPAGFSEAIANITSPRLLIRVSLSNPLDFKTVRSTGTLRALILSFGSGVLPALKQEFMIEVGGGVLNVEPSRYISSLLKSSLAVPFVLFVIAIYASQAVAASVAMERENKTLETLLTLPVSRRSVILAKVFSSIAFSLLVLASLVLSFAVFARFSPGSGGGGSVSLGLVPLLALSAGTFLLFLLMLLTSLLVSLFTLDVRSALSIAGLVEVVYLISVMVLLSGVEPSGAWEILVKADPGYAPVQAFLSAMVGDYAIALGALLYLLLWNVAVLKLAVWVFNSGILMTKRIDAGSLRWLVRIKV, encoded by the coding sequence ATGGGTGAGCTCTGGATCATGTTCCGGAAGGAGCTTATGGATATCCTTAGGGACAGGAGGCTCTTAACGGCTATATTACTCCCCCTCATCCTTATACCGGCTCTCTCGGGGGCCGTTGGTTCATCGGGTCATTCCACCAAAGTGGCCGTCAGGGTCATTGACAACGATAAAGGAGAATATTCCAGGGCCCTCGTGGAATTCCTCCGGGAGAGCGGGGTTGAAATAAACGAAAGCTCCCGGATAACACTCGTGATTCCCGCGGGCTTCTCCGAGGCCATCGCAAACATTACATCCCCACGACTGTTGATTCGGGTTAGCCTTTCAAACCCCCTCGACTTCAAGACGGTTAGGTCAACCGGGACCCTGAGGGCTCTCATACTGAGCTTTGGGAGCGGGGTTCTGCCGGCCCTTAAGCAGGAGTTTATGATAGAAGTTGGTGGGGGCGTTCTGAACGTTGAGCCATCAAGGTACATCTCATCGCTCCTAAAGAGCTCACTTGCAGTGCCTTTTGTTCTCTTTGTGATAGCCATCTATGCCTCCCAGGCGGTAGCCGCATCGGTGGCCATGGAGAGGGAAAACAAGACCCTTGAGACCCTCCTCACGCTACCAGTCTCGAGGAGGTCGGTAATACTCGCCAAGGTGTTCAGCTCGATAGCATTCAGCCTGCTCGTGCTCGCCTCCCTTGTCCTCTCGTTCGCAGTTTTTGCCAGGTTCTCACCCGGCTCCGGTGGTGGGGGTAGCGTCTCCTTGGGCCTGGTGCCTCTGCTCGCCCTATCGGCCGGGACGTTCCTCCTCTTCCTCCTGATGCTCCTGACGAGCCTTTTAGTTTCGCTCTTCACGCTCGACGTGAGGAGTGCGTTGAGCATAGCGGGCCTCGTTGAGGTTGTTTACCTCATCTCGGTGATGGTTCTCCTCAGCGGTGTTGAGCCATCCGGAGCATGGGAAATTCTCGTAAAGGCGGATCCGGGCTACGCACCTGTTCAGGCCTTCCTGAGCGCGATGGTTGGCGACTACGCTATAGCCCTCGGGGCACTGCTTTATCTGCTCCTCTGGAATGTGGCGGTGCTCAAGCTTGCCGTCTGGGTCTTCAACAGCGGCATTTTAATGACCAAGAGGATCGACGCCGGAAGCCTCCGGTGGCTGGTGAGGATAAAGGTGTGA
- the purL gene encoding phosphoribosylformylglycinamidine synthase subunit PurL, with protein MFPHEEKFIRERLGREPNELEKAMLEVMWSEHASYKSSRPWLRLLPTKNEHIVLGPGEDAGIIRFDDETWIAVRIESHNHPSAVEPYGGAATGVGGIVRDVLAMGARPIALLDSIRFGPLEGERNRYLFEGVVKGIADYGNRIGVPTVGGETEFDGSLDSYTLVNVACVGIMRPEHLVHSYSSEAGLKLVLVGNRTGRDGIHGVTFASEELGEKAEEEDRSAVQIPDPFTEKLLIEATLEAVYTGKVKALKDLGGGGLTCASSEMAGKKGFGAVIYADRVPLREPGMSPAEVMISESQERMLLAVRPEDVKEIGRIFEKYELDWAVVGEVIEEPRYIVYWNGEKVADLPIELLADVPTIEWEMRPYSLEKEVEAPEIDFGKAFELVWGSPNIVSKRWVWEQYDHEVQGRTAVKPGRDSAVLKINEEYGLAFVADGNPGHSYLNPYHGAMGAVAEVVRNLVSVGAEPLALVDNLNFASPERPEVYWSFAETVRGLADAAKAFGLAYASGNVSFYNEIAGKPIKPTPVVAGLGKVKLEKIPSMGLEEGLLIGVVGVTGRELGGSELYARLGVEGGRAPRVNLEEEKANAGGILRAIERGLVISVHDVSKGGIAVALAEMALAGGTGFEVDLSEVPADGNLSPLEVAFSESHGRYVVAFPEESLEELRGIFRHFAVIGRAGGRDVIFRWDGKELLRKSIPELREVYESLPRLLGEGE; from the coding sequence ATGTTCCCCCACGAGGAGAAGTTCATCCGCGAAAGGCTCGGCAGGGAGCCGAACGAGCTTGAAAAGGCCATGCTGGAGGTCATGTGGAGCGAGCACGCCTCCTACAAGTCCAGCAGGCCCTGGCTGAGGCTTTTGCCAACTAAGAACGAGCACATAGTCCTCGGCCCCGGCGAGGACGCGGGAATAATCAGGTTCGATGATGAGACGTGGATAGCCGTCAGGATAGAGAGCCACAACCATCCCTCTGCAGTGGAGCCTTACGGCGGTGCCGCGACGGGCGTTGGCGGGATAGTTAGAGACGTGCTCGCCATGGGTGCAAGGCCAATTGCACTCCTCGACTCGATAAGGTTCGGCCCGCTGGAGGGGGAGCGCAACAGGTACCTTTTCGAGGGCGTCGTTAAAGGTATAGCCGACTACGGCAACAGGATAGGCGTCCCGACGGTCGGCGGCGAAACCGAGTTCGATGGGAGCCTGGACAGCTACACCCTCGTCAACGTGGCCTGCGTTGGGATAATGAGGCCCGAGCACCTCGTGCACAGCTACTCCAGTGAAGCGGGCCTCAAGCTCGTCCTCGTCGGCAACAGGACGGGCAGGGACGGAATCCACGGCGTGACCTTCGCGAGCGAAGAGCTGGGCGAAAAGGCTGAGGAGGAAGACCGCTCCGCCGTGCAGATTCCTGATCCCTTCACTGAGAAGCTCCTCATCGAGGCGACCCTTGAAGCCGTCTACACCGGCAAGGTGAAAGCACTTAAGGACCTCGGCGGCGGAGGTTTGACATGTGCCTCCTCCGAAATGGCCGGGAAGAAGGGCTTCGGCGCAGTAATTTACGCCGACAGGGTTCCCCTCAGAGAGCCCGGCATGAGTCCTGCTGAGGTCATGATCTCCGAGAGCCAGGAGAGGATGCTCCTCGCGGTTAGGCCTGAAGACGTTAAGGAAATCGGAAGGATTTTCGAGAAGTACGAGCTGGACTGGGCGGTCGTAGGCGAGGTCATCGAGGAGCCGCGCTACATCGTCTACTGGAACGGAGAGAAGGTCGCAGACCTGCCGATTGAGCTCCTCGCGGACGTTCCAACGATAGAATGGGAGATGAGGCCTTACAGTTTGGAAAAGGAAGTTGAAGCGCCGGAGATTGACTTCGGGAAAGCCTTCGAGCTCGTCTGGGGCAGTCCAAACATCGTGAGCAAGCGCTGGGTCTGGGAGCAGTACGACCACGAGGTTCAGGGGAGAACAGCTGTAAAGCCCGGGAGGGACTCGGCTGTCCTTAAAATCAACGAAGAATACGGCCTTGCCTTCGTAGCGGATGGAAACCCCGGCCATAGCTACCTCAACCCCTACCACGGCGCCATGGGTGCCGTTGCAGAGGTCGTTAGAAACCTCGTCAGCGTCGGGGCGGAACCGTTGGCCCTCGTCGACAACCTCAACTTCGCCTCACCGGAGAGGCCCGAGGTCTACTGGAGCTTCGCCGAGACTGTTAGGGGATTGGCCGATGCAGCAAAGGCCTTTGGTCTGGCCTATGCAAGCGGCAACGTGAGCTTCTACAACGAGATAGCGGGGAAACCGATAAAGCCCACGCCCGTGGTTGCGGGCCTCGGGAAGGTGAAGCTTGAGAAGATTCCCTCGATGGGGCTCGAGGAGGGCCTCCTCATAGGCGTTGTTGGGGTTACGGGGAGAGAACTCGGCGGCTCTGAGCTCTACGCGAGGCTCGGGGTGGAGGGCGGAAGGGCCCCGCGCGTGAACCTTGAGGAAGAGAAGGCCAACGCCGGGGGAATCCTCAGGGCCATCGAGAGGGGCCTCGTTATTTCAGTCCACGACGTGAGCAAGGGCGGCATAGCGGTCGCTCTGGCGGAGATGGCCTTAGCTGGCGGGACCGGCTTCGAGGTCGACCTCTCGGAGGTTCCCGCGGATGGAAACCTCAGTCCATTGGAGGTGGCCTTCAGCGAGAGCCACGGGCGCTACGTCGTGGCTTTCCCGGAGGAGAGTCTCGAAGAGCTCAGGGGCATCTTCAGGCACTTCGCCGTCATTGGGAGGGCAGGGGGAAGAGATGTAATCTTCCG